The Lathyrus oleraceus cultivar Zhongwan6 chromosome 5, CAAS_Psat_ZW6_1.0, whole genome shotgun sequence genome includes the window TAACCATCGACAACGATTATGACCACTAGGATATTTTTGGCACTTGCTCCATGTTGAGTCTTTTAGGTTACCCCTAGTGCGCTTACGTTTCATCCAATATGCTATCTACTTGTAACCCATGTTAAATGGTAACGGCTTTTCTACTTCTTCATGATATTTCGACAATAATTGGTCCAAAGTGATGTCGACGATGCCTATCAAGGCTCAGAGACTTATAAAATTACTAAGTCTTTTATACCATATTGTTTAGTCGATTGGTCCTCTTTTGGTGGAATGAGGGCTCCTGTTGATTGTCCTTCCCGAGATTCTAGACGATTCCCTAACAATGTGGGTCATGGGGATTTACCCATAAGAGTCCTCCAAACCATATCTCACTGTGTCACTGGCTTGACTAATCCTTCATTGTTGGCCTGTCGATGAATCACCATTATTGCTTCACTTAAATACACTTCATTAATATTTACTCAATAAACGTCTTTTGATTTACATTCTTTGTTGATTTTCTAGTCACTGAAAATCAAACTGTAACAAATTTGAGTgtgatttttgattttttttatttgtttgttgCTATCTTTTAGGAACCCAATTAATTAGATTTGTGTGTTGATTTATTAATATCAAATTTAAAGATTTataaatttaaatttgaatttaaaaaaatcaaatctTTTATTGGAACTGTTTTGAAAACCAAATCTTCACTTTATCTTCTGATCAAATCTTATGCCCATTTGAGAAAAGCCCAACAGAGGAATTCTATTTAAAGAGACTCAATTTCATCAATGAATAAGATGAGAAAGTATTTAATATTCCTAGTATTAGGGCTTTATTTGAGTCATTTGTTTATCTTGCTTGTAGATCAGGCTAGCGCCCTCTTTCATATCATAAGGCATAATGTTGGTttgttagttgagttgtaattcaaCATTCTTTAAGTTGTTTATTGAGGTGATCACTCGGGATTAGTGATTCAAAGAAATTAAGAtgggttctcatatttagggtAGACCTAAAGAGAAAGTTACTAGGAATATGAAGAGGGATTGAACAACATGGGGTTGTTGTTCTTATAAGATTAATTGTACTTGTTCAAGATATTaaatttcctttcttgggtagAGTGCTCCCCAAGATGTAGGTGCAGTTTCACTCAACTGGGTTAACAATTCTGTGTCCTTTTATTAGTTTTTTGCATTGTTCATCTTGTTTGTTAGTTCTGGTTTAAGATGTTGAACACGTTTGATTAATCATTGGGTCCAACATGTGTCCCTAGTGAACAAAATCTCAAACAATTTTACAGGTTCAGTAAAAAACGACTTAGTCTTTTTCCCAAGAATTGATCTTGAATGTATCTAATAAATTAAGAGCTTTTAGTAGTTTAAACTCTCCAACCCCTTTATACAAGCAAAAAATGTAGCTTATGGCTAACATCCAACAAAACATCAAGGGTGTGGTTTGTGAGTTCTCAAATCATCAATGGAAGTGTATATTTTCTAACATTGTGAACTATTTTTAGGGAAAATGATTTATAGGTGCTGGAGTTGAAGCACACAATTAGTGAAAAATCATGTTTGATTTGAGTCATGTACACTTGAGTGATTTGAGTCAAGTGGAAAAGTAATGTGAAACAATATCTACACTTTATGAGGGACCCAATTTTCTATAATTCAAGTTAAGAGTAACCTCTGATTCAACTCATGCTACGTTGTGGTCGAGTCACGAAGAATCCAAAATTCGACTCAAACAAGATAGAGGGTAAAAAGAATTTTATCATTTGACTCATGTACAAGCAGTGATTCAATTCAAATTGTTCCATGATTTGAATTATATACTGCTGGACATGTGACTTGGCACACAAGTGGAAGGTGAATTATGTGTTTCAAAAAAACATGATTTTGAAATACTTTTAGACTTAATATCAAAGTTAGAAAGCATAACTCCTTCAATTTTTATTCAATTCACAAGGTTCTTTGAGCCAACTGTTCCTTTTGGAATCCTCTACAACTTTTATTCAAGGGTCAAACATAAATTCATTAAGGACCTCATATGTGAAAAGGACCAAGTTGCCAAAATGGGCCAAACCTTGCCACGACCTCTACTTTCCACCCTTGCCAAAGTTTATGATCCCATTCCTTTAGTACTCTTTTGATCCGTTTCCTTTAGCATCTTTATAATCTTATGACATAGATCATTTGGCCAAAGTTTGACTCAAAATGCacgagggaatcaaaagttataGTTTCATCAACTTAGGACCTCAAAATGACCCAACATGCCTCAAATTGCTTGACCAATTGTCCATCCTAAAACCTAGGTCACAACCTCAACTTCCTGAGCATGTAACTTTCTCCTCAAACATCCTTTGGACTTGGTTATTTTTGGATCATGCTCTACTCTATGAAGTGATTATTTGGCTGAAAGAAAATTGGAAAACGCACGAGTGGATTGGAATTAGCACAAGCTTGAACACTGTGACCTAAACTCTATTTTGCACCATGACCTATATTGTGGAATCATACAAAAATCAATTTGGGATAACTTATCACACGTGCAAACTTGTTTCCCTTGACCAAACACATCTGACCATAACACAAAACGACTTGCAAAGCACCAAAATCACGAGTTTATTGCATAATTTTTACAAGGattaaatataaaaatttatGAGTTAATTCACATGAATTAAGATCCATTTAACACGTATTTGAATCCAATCACATTTCCATATAAATAGACGAAGGTTTTGCCTCATTTACCAAACTTCATCTGGTAATTTTGTTGGGGTTATCTTGTAAACTAGTTGCTAGAAGGAGTCAAGCCTAATTTTGTTTGCTTCCTTGTTTGCTTGGGTGTTTACTTTCTTAGGTTGCCTACTTTTAGCTTTTATGTTGATTATTGCTTTCTTTATTGCTTTAGATTTTCATTGTTTTCTAATCATGTTTTTGATATTATTGTGGCACTCTATGTGAGTTGGAGCTAATATTCCTTGAGAGAAGCTCTATACACGAGCTCGAGCGTAAACACATGATAGTATCGTGACTATAGTCGTGGAGACATACTTGGAGTTACTCCTCATTTATGGTAAACATGAGACGTcacacctagagtagatcctttGGAGAGCATCATTGTCCGACGAGTCATTTGTTTCAGGAAATGGTTTCTTAATTGGGATCTATAGCGGTAAATTTTTTTtagattaagctattgattaacttaaaTCACAAAGCAAGAGTtgccaccgtgcttttattatttccaaatGAAAGGGAAAATGACCGAACAAAACcaaaagaagttttaaaataaaactaattCGCCACCACGCTTTTAACATCACCTGTCATTTGTTTATAGCATAGCTACTTTAGCAACAActcctttagctacttctccctATTTTTAGCtaaaagagaccaaagagaccaatgatacaaaataaatgtctattagtcaaagAGAATGCCACATAGAATGTCAAACATAATGTtaggtgttacagaaccacaaaTATACACAGCTTAACAAGCTGAGATGAAAAGAATCCAGAGAAATCACAAAGAACCCAAGAAATACATCAAGGCATGACTTCCAAACAAAAACCATCAAAACATGAACATCCAGAACAGCACATCATCATAAACGTGGGAAGAAATCTTCAACAAAACTCAGTCAAaggagctagcatcttcatcagcttcagaccCAAAACTGCCACTTGGTTCATCTTGAGATTCAAACCTatcactagaggtgtgggcttctgtttccttggcttgtccaacattatctctatcaATTTGCTCTAAGATTTCAATCagaacctccaaagcttctttcctggctttagccacccttatcccagtctccaattccttacaagtctctttcagttcagcaatcagactaccttgagaggttggcttcttcacagcagatgtcatgacaatgtcattgacatgactaccctcaaataatttgtaatgaactggcaggggaggttttcttctactaggaatatcacttgtgctcagaattccaggttgctAGCTCAGGATCATgccacaaatcattgagggaaacGCTATGGacagcttcactgcatttgtagaggcatgtttgacaatttgttcaaacatgaatctaccataatcaaaattaagcttggttccaacaTAAAATATGAaccttccaagagcatttgagattgtagagatgtgattaATTGGTACCTAGTTTGCTGACCATAtcttgtgcaagatagcatatttcatAGTTAGCTTTCCAAcagggagatgcttcttgctaggcTACTCCTTGACCTGTGTAGCAGttatttccctacagacctcattgtctgtggcctctagTTCACAAGCACCTTCTcttcctcttcctaggaacttattaatcacagttAGAGAAAAATTTATACACCTccctctaacaaacaccttacaaacCTCTTTGTTGTTCAAGGATGTTCACCATAAAttctttaacaagaccttcaaaacactgaGGTAACCCAGTAACAATTTTTATTAATCCAACAAATTTAATCAGGTCTTTGACCTCTTTAACCTCTACAAAATCCTTGCCCAATTCTCTCTCCACAAccactctcctttggattacaaacttccattttgctaccccatcttcaagatggaaagaaatATTATCCAAGTGTACAGCAACAACCTTTGCAAGGGATATTCTAACAGTTGACCTTTTGGcaggagagatgtcagggacatcgtcttcaacatcttcatctgagtcagaactctctcttacttttctcttctttagctccactttactccaagactCTGAGGGTCCTACAGCAGTCGCCTTCTTACCAgttttggctgtcatcatctcaaccacagacctaccctttctAGTCCTCATCCTCTTagcaacacttggcttcaagtggTAAAGCAAgttatcatcttcatcatccgaGCTCTCATCTTCCAGGTGTTACCACGAGAAATTGATAGGACATGTTGAAGGCGTAATGAATGAAATGGCCTTATGGATTTAAGGATTATACCCCACCAAGGGGAGGTCTGAAAGAAAGCTAAGCCCAAGATAAGTAAGAACGGGGGAAAACCACAAGCTACCAGAAGACGAAACCGACAGAAGAATCATGTGTGGTCGAAATCCATTATGTCTACTGATTTGAAGATTGAGACTTAAGAAAGTCTTGGTTGTGTCAAACACATACGAGATGGCGTTGACATAAATACTTGAGCAGGGtaagtttgaaattcaaaatgactagcagttacaaggaGAATAAGCGCCAAAATATGGATCAGTTTGTAGATCATGTGGCACGACGTCTATTATTTTTGAGTAGTTTTGCTTATAGACAGTTTCTTTAATGCATTATAAATAGGGGATCCCACAGAGGACTCGGGGTGTTCACTCTGTACCAAAATCACTTGTCAAAAACTTcacattcccagcgcgaggaagtaagagtttttaagagtgctatgtacgagaatcaccacatttacttcaatgcaacttccttatttttcaattgttcccgttgaacactttATTTTCATTTCATTTACGTTTGAATTATTATTTTACGTTGTCGTCTACGCTATTgacactaattctattacgataatagagttcaccaaaagcgtgttcgttgTGTATGTCTTTTGATTGTTATAATGTTGTCGGTCACGATTCACCCATAGGCtatatcatcatcatttcatgtGGAAAAAACCTGtgcttgttcaatactttgtcagAAGCCATTTCTCACAAAGTTAATAGTCTGTCAAATTGAATAAGTCACCCTGTTAcactagcacatgtcttaggatcaactggtcgatcctgcaagtaaaCCTTAGTTTTAAGGCatagggaggaccagcggttgtttaccaatttccacagtaaacaaaatggcacgcctAGTGGGACCAGTGCTAGTGTAGTTACGCAATTGCATGAAACATAGAAGTGGCAAACTATATAGTAGGCAACAAGAAACTGCGAAAATGTCAAACTCTAATACAGATGAAGTGCCACAAGGGACTTTATCCACTACAGAAACAGTAATTTCACAGGTTGCAACTCTGCCTCCGATGACAAGTGCAACCTCAACGATGTCGACTACATGTGCGATTGGAGCATCAATTCCTTTACCTCCACCGGGaggttcaggatcaacgataacgacgttcagaccttatgtgcctcgctttggcaccacagaTCCTCTTTATGGAACGTCGTATTCCTTAATGTCAGGATATAAGTCAACATCAAGTGCAGTATTGTTTTCACACAATGCTCAGAATAGGAATAATACTCAAAATAGAACCATGCCGCTGTCGAACACTTCAATAGCGGTGTTGAGGCAGTAAATGGATGATAGTAATCATGAGTTGGTTAATATGTTAACTAATCAAATGGGTACATTTTTTAATCCTGTGATACAGGAATTtgctgaaacaaataggcaggtggTTAATCAATTGACACGCTTGTGTAACTTCATGGGGGCACCGCCTCGACAGACGGCACAAGTGGTCAGGCAAACCATTCCTGTTCAAGTAGAGATAGGGGCGGCAGAAGATGAGACAGCCCATGAGGGACAAATCCTTAGACCCCAAGAGAATCTAGGCGTTGAGCTAGGAGTAGCAGGACGTAACCAGATGGTGTTAGTTAACCGACATCAGGATGctgatcaaattgtcgatcaacatcgataagaagacttagcagtagaaaataatttgacaactattaTCGAAAGGATTATGGATAGGAATGGTATGAGTGCCACATTGCAAACGCCGCTATATGCTTCCCCATTGGCTGAATTTATTCTCCAAACCGAGGCACCTCGGGGAATGAAAGTGCCTAAATACACTAAGTTTGGGGGAGAATCTGGCGAGTCGATAATAGAACATATTGCCAGATATTTAACAGAGTCAGGAGATTTGGCTCACAATGAGGgtttgagagtaaaaaacttTCCTTCCTCTTTGACTATggctgccttcacatggttcacttcTTTGGCCAAAGTTCAATTGATTCGTGGGCCAActtagaaaagaagttccatgaacagtttttacgaaggacactccaaaaCCAGTTTGGCAAAATTGTCTAGCattaagagaaggtttgctgagagTATTGACGATTATCTGAATAGATTTAGATCATTAAAGGCCAGGTGTTTTACGCAAGTACCAGAACATGAACTTGTTCAGATGGCTACTGATgggttagattattccattaggaagaaaatagacccaACCTTTGTAAAAAGTATGCCAcaattggctgatagagttcgacatcTCGAACGGCTAAGGTTAGAAAAGGTTAGACACAATAAGGCTAAGAAGGTAAAAGTAGCTTTCGTCGATTACGATGCGACAAATCCAATCTATGAGGATGATTATGCCTCATTGACCGAATTAGAAATTGACGTGGCTGAGTTAAATCCAGGATCTGCTTATGAGTGTCGGTTATATCTTCCTGCACAAGGGAAAAATCTTGTCAAAAACAATCCAAAATTCCCTTCAAAAACTTATACATTTGATgtgacaaagtgtgaggaaattttggatttgttagttaaagatggtcaattgGTGGTGCCACCTGGTACTAAAGTACCACCATTAGAATAAAGACAGGAAAAAGGATTTTGTATGTATCATAAttatcttggtcataatacctctaattgttatcttttcagggatttggttcaGAAAGCAATTCAAGAAGGAAGGTTGAAATTTGATGGCTGCAAAATGAAGATCGACGCTGACCCTCTCCACCAGGAGGAAGCTATATTCATTGAGCCAGTCGAtatcaacatggtcgagatcatTGAATATGATGAGACCGACATGCTAGATGAAATTGGTGAAAGCCCAGATGTCGACATAGCTGAAGTTTATCCAATGGCTGATGAAGATTTGATAGATTTCCTGTATCGCTACAAGAATAAGGGTTCACAAGTCTACTTATGCCCTAGATATGGCGTTGTCACCGACAAAGttgctgctgaaaatttccaGAAGCTACAATTAGGGAAAAGCAAACGAAGTGGGCTGAACAGAGCACACTAGAATGAAACAATCCCATGGAAGGCTATGGAGAATGCTCAAGAAAGTCCTAAGAGCTTTGTCCCATCGACAAGTACTCTTAGAGGCACCTGGATCAAGCCTCAGGGAAAACAAGAAACCCCACAAGGTGTCGCTGCTTCAAGAGGAGGTTTAGCAATCAACTACAGGCTTGAGTTCAAGTCTGAGAAAAAGACTCATGTCCCTgaaaattatttggggaagaaccccatgtcCAGAACTCAATGTAGACGTTTTCAATGTCGCAAGCAGGCTGAAAGAGAGGATGCTAGGGGAATAGCTGGAAAAGGCATGGCTAGTGGAGAGGATTCTAGAAAAAGAGTTATTGTGAAGGTCGACACGGCAGGAAAAGAACGGATCAGGGAGTATGTTCGTCGACCAAGTGAAAAATGTTCTGATGAGgttactgatgacttcaattcagaatcAGAAGCAAGTTTGGACATCTTAGTCAACGTGGTGTCAATTCTACCAGAAGAATACAATTGTGTTACTAAGGTGACGGATTCGGTAGACGATATCGGCGCTGAAGAAATGGCGTTACATAAGCCAA containing:
- the LOC127081382 gene encoding uncharacterized protein LOC127081382, producing the protein MDDSNHELVNMLTNQMGTFFNPVIQEFAETNRQVVNQLTRLCNFMGAPPRQTAQVVRQTIPVQVEIGAAEDETAHEGQILRPQENLGVELGVAGRNQMVNGMSATLQTPLYASPLAEFILQTEAPRGMKVPKYTKFGGESGESIIEHIARYLTESGDLAHNEGLRVKNFPSSLTMAAFTWFTSLAKVQLIRGPT